A region from the Xenopus laevis strain J_2021 chromosome 4S, Xenopus_laevis_v10.1, whole genome shotgun sequence genome encodes:
- the dnaja2.S gene encoding DnaJ subfamily A member 2 (The RefSeq protein has 1 substitution compared to this genomic sequence), producing MSNVVDTKLYDILGVLPGASENDLKKAYRKLAKEYHPDKNPNAGDKFKEISFAYEVLSNPEKREQYDRYGEQGLREGSGGSGMDDIFSHIFGGSLFGFMGGQSRSRNGRRRGEDMMHPLKVSLEDLYNGKTTKLQLSKNVLCSSCNGQGGKTGAVQKCSACRGRGVRVMIRQLAPGMVQQMQSVCSDCNGEGEVINEKDRCKKCEGSKVIKEVKIIEVHVDKGMKHGQRITFSGEAVQAPGVEPGDIVLVLQEKDHEVFQRDGNDLHMTHKIGLVEALCGFQFTFKHLDARQIVVKYPAGKVIEPGSVRVVRGEGMPQYRNPFEKGDLFIKFDVVFPENNWINPEKLTELEDLLPSRPEAPAISGETEEVDLQEFDSTRGSSGGQRREAYNDSSDDESSHHGPGVQCAHQ from the exons ATGTCCAACGTCGTGGATACGAAGCTCTACGACATCCTTGGGGTGCTTCCCGGTGCAAGTGAGAACGACTTAAAGAAG GCATATCGCAAATTGGCTAAGGAATATCACCCTGACAAGAACCCAAATGCAGGAGATAAG TTCAAAGAAATAAGTTTTGCTTATGAAGTTCTGTCCAATCCAGAAAAGCGTGAACAATACGACCGATATGGAGAACAGGGTCTACGTGAAGGAAGTGGGGGGAGTGGCATGGACGATATATTTTCACACATATTTGGCGGCAGTCTCTTTGGGTTCATGGGTGGTCAAAGTCGTAGTCGCAATgggagaagaagaggagaagacATGATGCATCCACTTAA GGTGTCTTTAGAAGATTTATACAATGGCAAGACAACCAAACTTCAGCTCAGCAAGAATGTTCTGTGTAGCTCCTGTAATGG gcAAGGTGGTAAAACGGGTGCAGTTCAGAAGTGCTCAGCCTGCAGAGGACGGGGTGTCCGTGTCATGATTAGACAGCTGGCTCCAGGCATGGTACAACAGATGCAGTCTGTGTGCTCCGACTGCAATGGTGAAG gaGAAGTAATTAATGAAAAAGATCGTTGTAAAAAATGCGAAGGCAGTAAAGTGATTAAAGAGGTTAAGATTATAGAAGTTCATGTTGATAAAGGCATGAAACATGGTCAGAGAATCACATTCAGTGGGGAAGCAGACCAAGCTCCCGGAGTAGAACCAGGAGATATTGTTCTAGTTCTACAGGAAAAGGATCATGAG gttttccaAAGGGATGGAAATGACTTGCACATGACACACAAGATTGGACTTGTTGAAGCCTTGTGTGGCTTTCAGTTCACATTTAAGCATCTTGATGCTCGTCAGATTGTTGTCAAATATCCTGCAGGCAAAGTTATTGAGCCAG GCTCTGTTCGTGTAGTTAGAGGTGAAGGCATGCCACAGTACCGCAACCCCTTTGAAAAAGGAGATCTCTTCATCAAATTTGATGttgtttttccagaaaacaaCTGGATTAACCCTGAAAAGCTTACA GAACTGGAGGATCTTCTGCCATCCAGACCAGAAGCCCCCGCAATATCTGGTGaaacagaggaagtagacctgcAAGAATTTGATAGCACTCGAGGATCTTCAGGTGGTCAGAGACGTGAAGCGTATAATGATAGTTCTGATGATGAGAGCAGCCACCATGGTCCGGGAGTACAGTGTGCACACCAGTAA